The genomic DNA TAACTGGTATCTTTCCCAACCAGTTAGACAATTAAGCTAAACTGTAGCTAAAATGTCAATTGAGGTTTTCTATGAGGTAAAGCAAATATAATTTCAATTTATGTCACCAGGCAATGTCACGAAATGGTACTcataaaaaacatcaaactgGTGAGGCTGCACTTCTTAGTGTTTTTTACTTGGTTGTTAATGTTAAGAGTTAGATAACAGCTAAAATGGCTAGCTACCAGTTAACAACTGATATCTGCATAAGCACACATGAAGTGCTCgttacattttcatatttagttattaaaaacacagaaaacatggcATACAACATAACTAAACAATAAATATTGTAAGTAAATGCTGCATATCTAAGGTCAGATTGTGTTCATAGCTTTAGCTTAGATGCTATCAGTGTCTTAGCGTATCTTACCCGGTACTAACCCATTTGTTCCCAAGAAAAATATGTGCTGTGTAAATGAAGCTGCGTATTTTATTCAATTACTAATTATTAATCACTTTAAATATATTCTGTCGTTTTCTATTTAATGTAACTAGTGTAGTGGTTTAAGCCTGCTTGTGCAAACTCCCAACAACTTGCCATATCTCACATTTTctcagaaaaaacagaaagtaaataaaatagaagagTAGATAATTTTGCTACCAGGTAAATGTTGATGGTTAGGAGAGTGAAGCCCTTTAATCTGTAATTTATTAATCATTaaacattattacattattcaTACTGGTGAACAAGGACCACTTCTACAGAGGGACGTTCACAACATACATATTACATTATTATATACAGTGCGGTGCATTACAGTGGATTGTTATATGTGTATTACCGGGATGGAGGGATGGGGAGACTGGAAAGACAGAAGGATAGCGGGaggagagaaggaagaggagaggaCTTTTAGGAGGGTTAGGGAGTTGTGATAGTAAGTTGTCTCTTTATTACTTCTTTTTTAACCACAGTACAGTTTGTTCTATAAAAGTTAAACCCATAGAGAGATAGAGTGCCACATTTTCACAGCTACTGTTAGGTGATCCTACTGGAAGTTGTGGGAATATCAAATGAGATACGTCTTGTCATGAGATGCTATAGAGAGATGCTATAAAACATTCTAAGATAGTCAGCCTCCTTCCAGAGCACGGAGACCCTGTAGGGCAGGCCAAAGGTCAAAGATCAGATCAGCGTGCATGCGTGCTGCAGACATTCAGACATGTTCAGCTATTTAGAAAAATGGCCGACCCTCCTGCTATTTCTCCTTCTGTGTTTAGGCATCATTTTTGGTGCTTTccctttttatatataaaaaatacaaaacataacAGCGAAAAGAACTCCATTggtttcctcatttttctccaaactgttttttttcagtgtgtgtgtgttcattttcaTTGCAACAATtgttttcttcccttttctccTCCAGTCACTTACATATTGACAAAGTATACAATATTTTACAACTGAACAAGACTGAAAGATAACATTTGATTTGTCCAATCAGATACAAGGCCCACATCCTATATCCAATTGGAGAAGTCAACTGGAAGCTAACCAGTATTAAGCAACACAACAAGCCTATGGTGTGAAGGGAGCTGTCCAAGTGCAGCTCTGCATTAACATGAGCACCCGCCCTCGGGCACAGCTGGTTCCGCTGGTTTGTCCAGCTTGATGTCAATCACTGGAAATTGGCACGTTAAGGAAAAGTCACATGGCGAAGTAAACTACTTGGCCTAGACATGCCACAAATGACAGTCAAAGATTCCCGTAAGCTAATGTGGACTCAGGCCCTGTATGCTACAATTGCTTGTTTCTATCTCCTTCCCCTCCATAGTTGTAGTTTTTTGTCTGATCCAATGTTATGCAGCTCCATCTGAGGCCCCAAAAACTTTGCCCCATGTTTTCCCCACAATCCTCAAGACCTGCAGACAAACCAAAATATGTTGAGCTTCATAGTAAAGTATAGACAAATCCATATGTTATACTACAATTTAAGGGCACTTCTTTAAAGTTAAATGTTTCTTGGTTTGTAAGTTTCCATATAATAATTCCCATTTATTGATAAGAATCCTTCACCTTCCTTACACAACCATCCTCCATCACACACCCTCCTCTGCCGTCATTTCCCTGTCAGCCACTATGTGGTGCTGTGCCTGTGCATCCACACCATCTTCCTGGCTCTGTGTATTCCTCCTCTATTAAGCATAAAAGGTTTAATGGCTGATTCCTCGGCAGTCTATCTGTAGGTGTGCCAGCAGCCACTAAGAGATTAAAAATAAGCTGCCTATTGCTGGGCTGTTTGGCTATCGGCATGGTGAGTCACGGCGGCTGTAAAGGATACTGCCTTCAGGATTTGCATCGTCCAGGCTTTCCATTCCAGGTAGGGCTGCTGCAACTCGACGAAACAGCTAGGAGGAGAACAAGAGGGAGGAGGTTAAAGAGCAGGAGGCAGCGGGCATGAAAAAAATGGTAAAACGtaaaaatggggggggggggggggggggggggggggggagtgcaTTACAAGATGTGTGAAGAATTATTTTTAGGAAGATGGGAGCTTTTTTGTATCATGTTACCCCCTGACTAATACTAGGCTTGATGTTTACTTAATGTATATGCTGAAGGTGATGAAGGAAGTATTGAATAAAAGTAgcaatgcaacacaaaaatgtCCACTAGCGCTTGTTGAAGCTGGCCTGATTTGAACTTTTATACTCTTGAGGAAGATTTACTTTAAAATGTTGAATTTCTAAAATATAACTACAGCAGTAAGATCAATCTATTGAAGTAAAAAGTTTGatattttccaaaattgtaCTGGATGTTAAGTGGTATAGCTAGTAACATTAAATGTTAGTGCCTTCGATGTGTGCTTCAGTGCAGTAGTTGAGTAAATGTACTAGATAGATATCAGTAAactagcttttgttttttcttttcattcatctTTAGCCAGCAAGAACTAAATACGGAATGCACATTTTACCAACATTgtacatatttaaacatttgatttatCCACACTGGGTCTGTGTGGTGGCGTGATCACCTTGGAGGGATTTGGGGATTGGCAGAGACTCTGAAATCAAGTGATGGCAAAAATGCTGTGAAATCTGGTAAAACTGCAGGGATCACCTGTTTGACATTGCAGCCTGTCTTGGCACTGGTCTCGATGAACATGACGTTCAGTTCTTTGGCTCTCTGCTCTCCTTCCTCGATCGTGATTTGCCTGCAGGAAAATCAAGCCAGACTCAGCATCTCGGGCTAATTTATTCGGCATAGACGTGTTGCTTCAAACAGCTTTTTTGCTCATTAAACGAACAAAACCTCCATGTCGAAGACTGTAGCTAAGTGTTAGAGATGATTACGAGCCACCATCTTTACCTTTTCTCTTCCAGGTCTGTCTTGTTGCCTACTAGCATGatgatgacatcacttcctctctctgtcctgACATCGTCAATCCATTTGCAGGTCTGCTGGAATGAATTTACATCTGTGGAGCCCAGAGTTTCCTATTACATACAGCTTTTTTGTCTCAAAAACCCAAcagaaaattatatatttttactcaagtgtttgtctgtttaacacagaaatacacaagtGTATCACGTATATCATACACAGGCTACAGCTTTCCGCTTACTTGTAATGTCATAGACAACCACAGCCACCGTCGAGTCTCGTATGTAGCTCGGAATGAGGCTCCTGAAACGCTCTTGTCCAGCTGTGTCCCACAGCTGCAGCCTTACCtgcatgtgtacacacacacagacacacacaaacgccTTCAGCATAAACTGCCACACCACACACAGCCTATAAGTACACTTCCAGGAGGATAAGCCAGTATCAGCTCCTGTGCAGGCTGGCAGAGCACAATAATATCCTGACAAAGAAAAAGTATTAATACTGGCTAAAGCAGATGATCCATGGGTAAGGCTCTGAGTTATTAGGGCCAGAAAAGTCAGCTCACCAAAGCTGTTACTACCAGAAATAACCATAACATAATCACATTAGTGTGTGACGGAAGGGAATAATTAAGCAAATCTAATCAAGGATTAGTCAAAGCAGAGGAGAAATTGGGCTGTTTCCTACTTAAAACCTCAAGTCATCTGCGCATGTATTTAGAaatgagaattttaaaaatgaagatcAAGGTTTCCTACTGTCCGGTCCTCCAGGTACATTGTCTTCGATAGGAAGTCAATTCCAATGGTCGCCTGTGGAAAGGAAAGAAcaaaagagggggagaaaatCATCAGCAAAAACCCAgacattaaaatttaaatgtttctcTGCACCATCTGTTGTCTCTAGCAGAGTAATTTTTGTTCAAATACATAAAGCTGTTaagaaagggggggaaaaagggaGCCAACAAGCACAGAAATTGAATCAGACTGAAACACTAATTTAATTTGTGCTGCCCTCAGGGCCCAATCCTTCAGACTTGTTATGTACCAAACTTCTGAGAAAGGCGAAGGAGGGAATGATATATTTTCTCTTCTTAAAGAAACTAATAGTGCTGCAATGCTGTTCCTGATCATGTTTGAATAAATGGCCTGATTCAGATCAGGACATAATTCATGAAAATCTAATATACTGAGTGTTTTTGACCAAAAAGCACTCACTACAATAACGGTCCCATATTAACCTTCAACCTTCAAAAGAAAAATTGAATTTCTTTTACAATTATAAGCAATACCACCAATACCTCTTTCATATAGATGCTAATCAGCAACGCCATCAATCAATGCTGcttaataatttaaaattgtttttaggTTCTGGATCTGTTCCAGATCTCACCTGATATGTGTTGTCGAAGCTGTCATACATGAATCTAGTGATGAGAGACGTTTTCCCCACTAAAACAGAGCACACACAGGTTGGTTTCAGGGTCCGGACACATCGATATATGATCTCAATCAACATAATGAAAATATGCTTCATTGATGTGACAACACCACAGTTATATATGAATATTTAACCAGTGCCAGCTATCAAGccagtaaaaatgaaaagaaacgaaggaggggggagaaaaaatCCATGACTCACTGGAACAAAATCTGCCCGGTAATTCACCAAAAATATGCCTGAGTTAATATGTGATTATGAATCAATGAATAGCTCAAAATAAGGGCAGCAAAATGGATTTCAGTTCAAAGTAAGCAAGAAAAATCTGTTATCTTAGATTTCCTGTTATCAAATGTGTAAATGTTCCTCTTCACAGAAACATGTACGCCTCTAAACAATGCAAATAATTAAAGTGAAATTCAAATGTTATTCCACTTCAAGGGTTCAGATAAGAACCAAAATCCCAAAGTAATGTTGCGACGTTGTTTTTTGTGAAATGTCTGTATGTTTTGTGCTAATCGTTTATGTGTTTTCCCATTTAGTCAtgatttatgtgtgtattttcttcgccttctctttctcctttgcattttcctttcttttttgtgtatttctgtCACTACTCAGTGCTATAGTTTTACCATACAACCAAAGGTGAACAATTTAAATACAATAAGTAGTCTTCCCCCTCCCATCCtgtcttttatccttgaaaatAATGTGAGAGGTGACTGCAACGAAAACACAAACTGTGTCCAGAAATGTGACCACGGTAACAAAAAGACCGGCTGTTAATGCTCACTGGACTGATGCCGAAGGAGACTTGATCTCCGAGGATCAAGGTGAGCCTAGTGAtctccatttttatttacatcccTCCCAGCAGCACCATTTTACATCAGATCCGCACATGAGTGAGgacaggacttttttttttttctttccagaagGGCCTCATGCACAGTACGCAGACAGCAGTACTCCTGGAGCCAGCGATGGGCAGTGGCCACACCAGGCCTCCTTTCAGCACCGTGGACAGCAACATTGCAGTACAGGCCACGCAAACACACCGTGAGGCTTTTTTCAGTCGACACACAGCTCTGTCTTAGacatgcagcacacacacacgcacacacacactaaagcatCACAATGTAAGACACAAACAGGCCAAGCTGCTGTAATATTAGGCctaattatgtgtttttctagTCTTTGCTGGTGCTTTTGATGGGATAAGGGCTCATCTGCTGCCACTCTGGATGTCTGATGTCTGAACACGTATTCGGGCAGCTTTACAGCGCTAAACCATTATCGATCCGCTCCTCCTGAATTTGTGCCATCACATCAACGCACATACACAGCCGATCACACCCTGAATACACGGATTATTGAATTAAATAACCCTGGTATAATATCGTGGCGCTGTCAAGCtctcgtttttttttcttttatttgattatttatgGGACCGAATCGGAGACCGCGAGGTTTAGAGATGTTACAGACATCGCCAGCCTAGGGTGTGTCCCGAACTGACACATGGGGGACCGCTTATTAtcttcttctttaaaaagaaaaaaataatagccATCGAGTGGTGGGGAAATGTTAAACGCTGTCATATAACACAATAAAGGGTCGTTTGTGTCAGAAATAAGCGATGTATGGGGAAATATAGCGTTATCTGGAAAAGGCTGGGCATATTTGTTGGTCACTGCAGCACATCAAAACACCACAATTCCCAGCGCCTGCTTCCAATGATGGCACTTTGcggcaagtaaaaaaaaacaacaacaaaaaagccctCTAGGTGATATACAAGAATTTGCGTTTATATCCGAgccatttctctttctttttcttaaaaggTTAATCAAAATTTCCACAGCTACAAATTATGCCAGGGGCAACATGGGCGTCTAATATAGCAAAGCCACTAGAAACATCTTCTGGATTCACTTTAAACTTCCCAAAATGATCACGGATTGCATACATGGCCCTCGATATATGCGCATATTTGATAAGGATGACCCAAACCCgcccgagctctgactcaccgcTCTGCTCTCCCAAAAACACGAGTTTAAATTTCCTCAGGGGGTTCCCCAGGTCTCCTCCAGCGGACATGGTGGCAGATAAACAGCTCGACTTGgattatttttatatgtttttatcgCTCGTTGTCTCGTCCGCTATGCCTGCGCAGGGGGATCCTCCTCTCCTCACAGAATGACGGGAATGCAGCTCAGCATCCTCCTGTCAAATTAGGGAGCTTGTGCGCCTGCGCGACCTCACCTATCTCAGTCCCTCACCTTTCTATTGGGCCTGAAGCTgtactatgttttggttttttgttttttcttggaCATAAACTAATTAAAAACGCCCATGATTTTTAGTTTAAGGTAAATAAGAGAAACCCCTAAGAGacgattttaaaaaatacatttatttaataaatattgtaatttttatttattcacctgCCATATAAAACAGTTAAACGTAACTTTAAGGTATATTCAGTATCATTTCCTAAAATGGGATGTTGGCATGAATGAAAATGCCCAGCAACACTACTAATGACTAGTTCTGAGTTCTAAGAAGTTAATGATCAGTTATCCTGTTTGAAACATCATAAccaattttattaatttttgaaacaaaaacatgagaaaTTCGTGTGTTACGACTTCTCCTGTGAGAAGATTGTAGTCTGTTGTCATTTATGACACTAAACTTTACACATTTTGTGCATTTGCTCCATGCTCCTCtattataaaaaattaaatgcaaTTCATTTACTCACAAGTAAGTATTTATATATCATAGTACAGTTTCTCATGTTCTCCTTCTTTCCTCTTGTCCCTTCAGGGGTCGTCAACACAGATCATCCACCACCCATTTAACCCTATCTttagcatcctcttctgtctcAACAAAACTCTGTGTGTCCTTCTTTACTACATCCATGGATCTTCTCTGAGGtgttcctcttttcctcctgcctggcagctccatatttaaCACCCTTAGTCCAGTATAGCCACTGTTCCTCAttttgcacatgtccaaaccactcaacctgagctgtccctctgatgtactcatttctgaTCTTGTCCATCCTGCTCACTTCCAGTGAGAATCTcaacatcttcagctctgccacctccaaCTTTGCCTCTTGTCTTTTTGTCGGTGTCGCTGtcaaaaagaaaggaaacctTGCCTTTCATACTTGCTGCTATCCAAAtccacaaatcacccctgacccTTGTCTTCACCCACTCTaacctgcctgcactctcttcttcacctctcttgtacACTGTCTGTTGCTTTAGACGGCTGACCCCAGGTATTTATTAATGTCATCTACTTTCACTACCTCTACTCCTTGCATGTTCAGCTTTccactcattcacacacatgtattctgtcttgcttctgctgacattcctcttctctccagtgtATACCTCCAACTCTCCAgattttcctcttcctccttcttaTGCTCTTTGCAGAGCACAGTATGGTCCATGAAGACTCCTGCCCTAAATAGTATGAAGATATTGTTACTTTAGTATTTGAGGGGTTTTCCATCATTGTACCTTTGATATATTAGATCCAAATTAATAAAAATCACTTCAGATTAAAAGCCGAATAGCTAATGTAAAATGTGTTAGGGGCACTCTGTCTATAGCATCACGTTTGCACATAGAGTCGTGGTAAAAAGAAAGTCCAGCGTCTGTCATTTGTAAGGTTTTACCTATCGTGACATGACTAAAAATTTATCTGGTGATAAAACGAGGTAAATACAAACTGAGATGAACAACAACACTGGGCATACTGCAGGgtgttattgtttatttaatttaaaaaagtcaaattgtAGAAACAGTATGTGAAAAACTGAGTCAAGCCTATGATTCAGTAAGAAGctgaaccacctttagcagcaacaaGGTGAAGTGCTTTCTTCTGTATGACATTGTTGTGGGGGGATTTTGGTCCACTTGTCTTGCATTTCATTGCATTTTACATCTATTCATTTATTCACAGCTCTTTTAAGGTCCCACCACACAACttttgggtctgttcccacaaaccccgctagttctagagacttattcatcatgaaagaaaacaaggcaacagcgttcgatcgattacttgtgcaagggaggcctctcatctgtgtccagcaagACAATGAAACCCcatgatggcctcctctcgctgccttttattgagagacagttcacacaaaacacagcaaagcaacgccccccgcattgtatgtatatgtgtgaacttctatatgtaagtaggaatgtgtgtgtgtgtgtgtgtgtgtgtgtgtgtgtgtgtgtgtgtgtgtgtgtgtgtgtgtgtgtgtgtgtgtgtgtgtgtgtgtgtgtgtgtgtgtgttgctgatcaaagggtcataaactcaggaagcttagatcaaaagaagtagatcctccagataggatgtatctgcaataaaaccttacagccccctacccagaaccccgagaatctggggggaaggacagtggaatccctttcatcaaagttggcaagcataaaaatgacaaacatttaacaatccactctaacaacaacctttcaatcaggttgaggcTTGGACTTTGATTTAGCCATTGCAAcatcttgattcttttctttttcagccattctgttgcagatttgctgctatgcttgggatcattgtctgTTACGTGACTCCAGTTTTAGCCAAGCTTTAGCTCTCAGGCATACAGAGGATTCACAGTCAGCTCAATCCCTGCAAGATGCCCGTGACTTGTGGCTATGAGACAAGTCAGGTCAAGtggctttttattgtcatttcaaccatgtaaAGTGGTACAGCACAGAGTGAAACGAGACAATGCTCCTCCGAGACCATGgtgctacatatgacatataacagacaatcagCACAGGACTACATGTAAGTGCAATgagcaaaaattgcaaaaaaaaacccaagacaGTCCAACACTAGACATAACAGGACaatacagacacaagacagtgcagtggaaatgtgcaaaatactgagtattgtgcaaaagtaaCTTGGTGtctgaaggtgtgtgtgtgtgtgtgtgtgtgtgcgtgtgtgtgtgtgtgtgtgtgtgtgtgtgtgtgtgtgtgtgtgtgtgtgtgtgtgtgtgcgtgtgcgtgtgtgtgtgggtgtgtgtgtgtgcgtgtgtgcccaAGAGAGAGATTCTGCAGATAAGTGCTTGTAGTGACATGTATGAaggtgtgcgtgtatgtgtgtcatTCCAGTCACTGAGTGTTCAGAAGTCTGATGGCttgggggaagaaactgttccgCAGTCTGGCAGTGAGGGCCCGGTACCTCTTGCGAGAAGGCAGCAcggtgaagagtgtgtgtgaggggtgtgTGGAGGTTGGTGTTGAGGGACCAGGAGAGGTTCTCCGCCAGGTGGACACCAAGGAGTTTGGTGCTCTTGACGACCTCCACAGAGGATCCATCGATGTTAAGTGGACAGTGATCTCTGCGTGCTTTCCTGAAGTCAACAAtcatctcttttgttttgtccacACTCAGAGACAGGTTGTTGACTCTACACTAGTCCGTTAGCTGTTGCACCTCCTCTCTGTATGCTGACTCGTCGTTCAACCCagatgtttgtgctgctatcctgtgtttggtttttgccgaacgtggtgctgtgcattatggtgAAACATCTTCACTCATCGGTCCTAAGATTATTGTTAAAGATACAACTCTGCAAACCTAAGCCATGCagccatgttctttttaaggAGAGGCTTTCTCTTGACAACCCTTTCTGCAGTTTGACCTTGGGCTGTATTTTCTCGAacatccactcctgggaagattggctGTTTGGAAAAGGCCTTAAACTAACACTTCCCAGATTGATGGGCAGCAACAGTTGCTATTCTACGGTTACTGCTTATTTCTTTCCTCTTTGGCATTGTAATAACAAACACCTCAAAGCTCAATGTTCCAAAGCAGCAgactgccaaaacttctgcttttatagaggcgCTCACACTGGCTGATTATCAGTTAATTAAGTGTATTTGATTAGTAGCACGTGACTGCTACTTAACCTCTTAATTCCATTGAAGATGGTGATAGTGTACTACATTTCTCCTGCATCTTGGCTTAATGTTTACAGTGTAATGTGTCATGTTTTGTATTTCTCTATTAAGTCGCAATACATAAAATCATAGAACTGACAGGAGATGCACTTCTATTCTAACATAACTGCGGTTTGAGAGGCACATGCATCTTttgcaaatacatattttatcAGATCCTCCCTGCCTTTCAAACTCAGCACTTTCTGGTTTCTAACACAGGGTAGCCGACTTTTACACAGTGTGTGTTGTTAATAAGAGATGCTGTCACTTTACACAGCCGAGAACATATTGTTTTCATGTGCTGGGACACATTTAACATGATCATCAAACTCCTTTCGATATGtatttttactccttttaaataGGGTCCAAACAAATTGCAATGACCCCTCAAATTATGTAAACTGCAAACAGTATCTAAACTGTATGAAATGTTTGCTGTAACTTTGTCAGTGTAACAAAATggaaaatcacttttttttttacattattttctaGCTACACAATAACTACATCTATTTATCAGTCACACCTTTTAATACTGCTACAACGCATTCCGTATCAAATTTTATTAgttcaacaaaacaaacacaccaacATCAATCTGTGCAAAAGCATCACGTTTAACAAGCAGACTTAATGTTCAAAGTCaaacagctctgcctccttctCTTTCCAGAAAGCAAAACTGCGGTCGATATATTTACAAATGTCTTCGTTGTGGAAGCAGGAGAAGTCTGTATCACTGCAGCGCTCATCCAGAGTAGCACTTTGAACTATAACTTTGGGTACCAATTTGGAATCTGGCagcaatgatgatgatgatggtggtggacaGTGGCATGGATTTGAATCACCAAAGAAGTGAAATTTGATGTCCTCGAAGCCGTCGCTCCACTGTCGCCTCCCAGCCTGGATCTCCTGGAGGACAGCCTTATGGAAGTCCCGCACCTTCTCCCAAGGAAAACTGCCAACATGGTCAAAGACCTCGAAGCAAAGGAGGTGTCTCATCTTCCTCTCCTCAGCTGACAAATCTTGCTCTAAGATGTGAAAGTAACCCAGCATAAAGAGATCGAGGGTCAAGGTGTCGTGGCTCACTGCAACACCATCCACACCTGGAAGGAATTGTTCTGGGGAGTAGGTTACACAAAGTGGAGGATTTTGTGAAACGCTAAAGGAAGGTAAAGGTTGCACTTCTCTAAGTTCTAGTTTATTTCTCCAGGAGTTCAGCATTTTATCCACAGCACCTCGTTGTTGGCAGAACTGAAACATTGAGGGGATTTTCTGTTGGGGCTGTGCTTCTGTCACTCTTCCTGGCGCTGCAGCCTGTCCCTGCCTCTGCCTTGCTGCTCTTACTGTAATAGCATATGCAGATTTCTTCCAGTGGCTCAGGAATAGCACCACGATTCGCTCTTTTCTTAAGCTGGTCGTTTCCATTACAGGTGCAGCTGTTTTAGGAGTGTCAGGTTGGCCGGCCTCACATTTGAAGCTTGTATTGACATCGCTGTTCTTTCCGCTTGAAGCTCCATCTACAGCCTGGTTTGTCAACCCCCCTCCTGCTTTTATAACCCCAGCAAAGGGATAAATGCCACCAATCTGACCCTCAAAGGTTGATCTGAGGTTTCTAACTGAGACTCCAGACTGCTGGATCTCCCTTTCCACCTTTTCCCTTTGTGCTCTTCTGTAGCTGTTGCTCTCCAAACGATGGCTAAAAGCAGATGCCATCCCTATGTGAGGTATCCTACATAC from Pelmatolapia mariae isolate MD_Pm_ZW linkage group LG18, Pm_UMD_F_2, whole genome shotgun sequence includes the following:
- the espnlb gene encoding espin-like protein encodes the protein MENSKQPVKEVLPLPRHPAPFPVTSSSLTPAVTSKHHTTGSIQHVQVASSVVTSFNHLRPPERDLTPFSQMKSVKSLRHAGFTAVFTGQAKLDSGEVPEELPIADVILADIDSLVPTHDETGRPIAEWKRQVMVRQLQLRLQDDEEQRRQDIANGYMPVDGWKYSQAHNAVLGPFGELLTEDDLVYLQQQIESVSHQKRCQAYELELTRLTEELRAILPDPIVNISLNREVLQQMDSEGKMQLTLPIWCSRVSEIIKNMSLLVANLTQITEKDGEMGVCRIPHIGMASAFSHRLESNSYRRAQREKVEREIQQSGVSVRNLRSTFEGQIGGIYPFAGVIKAGGGLTNQAVDGASSGKNSDVNTSFKCEAGQPDTPKTAAPVMETTSLRKERIVVLFLSHWKKSAYAITVRAARQRQGQAAAPGRVTEAQPQQKIPSMFQFCQQRGAVDKMLNSWRNKLELREVQPLPSFSVSQNPPLCVTYSPEQFLPGVDGVAVSHDTLTLDLFMLGYFHILEQDLSAEERKMRHLLCFEVFDHVGSFPWEKVRDFHKAVLQEIQAGRRQWSDGFEDIKFHFFGDSNPCHCPPPSSSSLLPDSKLVPKVIVQSATLDERCSDTDFSCFHNEDICKYIDRSFAFWKEKEAELFDFEH
- the rab6bb gene encoding RAB6B, member RAS oncogene family b; its protein translation is MSAGGDLGNPLRKFKLVFLGEQSVGKTSLITRFMYDSFDNTYQATIGIDFLSKTMYLEDRTVRLQLWDTAGQERFRSLIPSYIRDSTVAVVVYDITNVNSFQQTCKWIDDVRTERGSDVIIMLVGNKTDLEEKRQITIEEGEQRAKELNVMFIETSAKTGCNVKQLFRRVAAALPGMESLDDANPEGMIDIKLDKPAEPAVPEGGCSC